Proteins from one Malaya genurostris strain Urasoe2022 chromosome 2, Malgen_1.1, whole genome shotgun sequence genomic window:
- the LOC131429457 gene encoding hypoxia up-regulated protein 1, with translation MGPQPWRNRLTTSRTSWMLLAAVAYVLLPAATGAAVMSVDLGSEWMKVGVVSQGVPMEIALNKESKRKTPTAIAFRDGDRVVGEDAYNIGVRFPANNFAYLIDLLGKTIDNPMVELYRKRFPYYDIVEDPTRKTVVFRNGEDLYTIEELIAQILQVAKGYAEDSTGQTVTQCVLIVPGFFGQAERQALVASARLANLNVLQLMNDYTAVALNYGIFRRKEFNETAQYFIFYDMGAYKTTASVISYQLVKDKVSREILPVVQVIGVGYDRTLGGLEMQVRLRDFLGQEFNKMGKTKSDVFSSPRAMAKLFKEAGRLKNVLSANTEHYAQIEGLLDEQDFRLLVTREQFENLCKDLFGRVTGPIERALASSGLSIELISQVVLFGGNTRVPKIQEVLKSHIKQELGKNLNADEAACMGAVYRAADLATGFRVNKFVVKDAVLFPIHVVFSREGEGGSTKQVRRTLFGAMNAYPQKKVISFNKHTDDFEFSVDYSDLDSVLSTEEIRNMGSLNLTRVSLKEVGKKINSSVTENVVSKGIKAHFSLDDSGLFSLANVELVLEKTVKEEDESTLKKLGNTISKLFSGDSDDDKGTVVEEGSQQDNSKDAESSDDQKPEEPVNTTSTTENATVAGAADSSQNKTDTVKTVTLKKQIPSEIEVVYVKPLDGAEFDSSLAKIRSLNEIDRNKKRRETALNALESFVIDAQVRLDEDEYASCATADEVDSIRKSCAEISDWLYEDGADADADTYEQKLNELRTVANQVYARHWEHKERPEALSALKQMIKGAEDFLNKAKNFTKEGNPEKDVFTQVEIDTLERVIKETTEWRKTEAAEQDKLARNVAVRLTVKDLTDKMALLDREVKYLVNKLKLWRPKVKPTPPPKVEKNGEEKEEAAEQEGEQPVLEESPQDSENGLNEEKRDINPTQTEDDTGEEHTEL, from the exons ATGGGGCCACAACCGTGGCGAAATCGACTCACCACCAGCCGTACGAGTTGGATGCTGCTGGCTGCTGTGGCATATGTTTTGCTTCCAGCTGCCACCGGTGCGGCCGTTATGTCCGTGGACCTGGGCAGTGAGTGGATGAAGGTCGGCGTTGTGTCCCAGGGTGTCCCGATGGAGATCGCTTTGAACAAAGAGTCCAAACGGAAAACGCCGACTGCCATTGCCTTCCGGGATGGGGATCGCGTTGTAGGTGAGGATGCCTACAACATCGGGGTGCGATTTCCGGCCAACAACTTTGCATATTTGATCGACCTGCTGGGAAAGACGATTGACAATCCGATGGTGGAGTTGTACAG AAAACGTTTCCCGTACTATGACATAGTTGAGGATCCGACGCGTAAAACGGTTGTGTTCCGTAATGGTGAAGACCTGTACACCATTGAGGAATTGATTGCACAGATTCTACAGGTGGCCAAGGGTTATGCTGAGGATTCGACTGGTCAAACGGTGACGCAGTGCGTTCTGATTGTGCCAGGATTCTTCGGTCAAGCCGAACGGCAAGCACTGGTCGCCTCTGCCAGGTTGGCAAATCTCAACGTTCTTCAGCTGATGAATGACTACACGGCTGTCGCGTTGAACTATGGAATTTTCCGCCGGAAGGAGTTTAATGAAACGGCACAGTATTTTATCTTTTACGATATGGGAGCCTACAAGACAACGGCGTCGGTTATCAGTTATCAGCTGGTGAAGGACAAAGTTAGTCGTGAAATTCTACCGGTGGTTCAGGTGATTGGAGTGGGCTACGACAGAACGCTGGGTGGATTGGAAATGCAAGTTCGGTTGCGAGACTTTCTCGGTCAGGAGTTTAACAAAATGGGTAAAACCAAGAGCGATGTGTTCAGCAGCCCGAgagcgatggcaaaattgttcAAGGAAGCTGGCCGGTTGAAGAATGTGTTAAGTGCCAACACTGAACATTACGCGCAGATTGAGGGTCTGCTTGATGAACAGGACTTCCGACTGTTGGTAACCCGAGAACAGTTCGAAAACCTGTGCAAGGATTTGTTCGGTCGCGTGACTGGTCCCATCGAACGCGCCCTGGCTTCGTCGGGCCTATCGATTGAACTGATCAGCCAAGTGGTTTTATTTGGTGGCAATACACGCGTTCCGAAGATACAGGAAGTTCTAAAGTCTCACATCAAACAAGAATTAGGTAAAAACTTGAACGCTGACGAAGCTGCCTGCATGGGTGCCGTCTACCGGGCAGCGGATCTTGCAACTGGATTCCGGGTGAACAAATTCGTTGTGAAGGATGCCGTGCTCTTTCCGATTCATGTAGTGTTTTCACGGGAAGGTGAAGGCGGAAGCACCAAACAGGTTCGAAGAACCTTGTTCGGAGCGATGAACGCGTATCCGCAGAAAAAAGTTATAAGCTTTAACAAACATACGGACGATTTCGAATTTTCGGTCGATTATTCGGATTTGGATTCCGTGCTGAGCACGGAAGAGATTCGCAACATGGGTTCGTTAAATTTGACTCGAGTCAGCCTGAAGGAAGTGGGCAAAAAAATAAACTCGTCCGTCACGGAAAATGTCGTTTCCAAGGGCATCAAGGCACATTTTTCCCTTGACGACTCGGGACTGTTTTCGTTGGCCAATGTCGAGCTAGTGTTGGAAAAGACAGTGAAGGAGGAAGACGAAAGCACACTGAAAAAGTTGGGTAATACTATTAGCAAACTATTTTCGGGTGATTCGGATGACGACAAAGGAACGGTGGTTGAGGAGGGATCACAGCAAGATAACTCCAAAGACGCCGAATCCAGTGACGACCAGAAACCGGAGGAACCTGTAAATACCACGAGCACGACGGAAAACGCAACAGTGGCAGGAGCAGCGGATTCCAGCCAGAATAAAACTGATACCGTTAAAACGGTTACTCTCAAGAAGCAAATCCCATCGGAAATCGAAGTAGTTTACGTGAAACCCCTAGACGGAGCCGAGTTTGACAGTTCCCTAGCGAAGATTCGTTCTTTGAACGAAATAGACCGCAACAAGAAGCGACGCGAAACTGCGCTGAATGCGCTGGAAAGTTTCGTCATCGATGCCCAGGTCAGACTGGATGAGGATGAGTACGCTTCATGTGCCACCGCAGACGAGGTGGATTCGATTCGTAAATCATGTGCTGAAATTTCCGACTGGTTGTACGAAGATGGTGCCGACGCCGATGCGGACACTTACGAGCAGAAGCTAAATGAGCTGCGTACGGTTGCCAATCAGGTTTATGCCCGGCACTGGGAGCACAAAGAGCGCCCGGAGGCCCTGAGTGCGCTGAAGCAGATGATCAAGGGGGCCGAAGATTTCTTGAATAAAGCGAAGAATTTTACCAAGGAAGGAAACCCGGAAAAGGATGTTTTCACGCAGGTCGAGATCGACACGCTGGAACGAGTGATCAAAGAAACGACCGAATGGCGCAAAACGGAGGCTGCCGAGCAGGACAAACTTGCCCGCAACGTTGCTGTTCGCCTGACGGTTAAGGATCTCACTGACAAAATGGCACTGCTGGACCGCGAGGTAAAATATCTTGTGAACAAACTGAAACTATGGCGCCCGAAGGTGAAACCGACACcgccaccgaaagtggagaaaaaCGGCGAAGAGAAGGaagaggcagcagaacaagaaGGTGAACAGCCGGTGCTCGAAGAGAGTCCACAGGACTCCGAAAATGGTCTCAATGAAGAGAAACGGGACATCAATCCTACCCAAACGGAAGATGATACCGGCGAAGAGCATACCGAGTTGTAG
- the LOC131430121 gene encoding uncharacterized protein LOC131430121, translating to MDNRGNGTDNWTSHNLQQILIYYLTWYCRQHFQKYTVGRRIVRSKRFDDVFLDLYHQQRRWIYMFDMKSRRYKSYDSLFGTSSVSGEDFYIRHYFKEYLRLKDDWSTTLTELIVWIHTGFKKADFVLEPYEWDGDQPIFLDAVEIGVERYRIKNYASLGQKLLRHVNPLYELANRLSCLLFEKNLIGPDTIPQNFYDVLLRDVFEDNRFRKDFLEAKSELPAEVQEFRNYLEKVLEQKFLHRNLRDFRLNKIDEEPFSAHLKLRLEPPTRIAPERASWTSDFRATMNDIDRFFSLLVFYTHAPTVTRFRNLLQTKVDIETQSELSLFCVKGRQLTDLTVDRFFRWMELRKRYSYELNDNIQFEAVSLEGLESTLSGFGREKNTATLTVVASASVLVTVERIVRTLHRLKLRNYLVLNDRQFATYFDELLTLMPGLMESKPFIVLIDKDLTISSCKLKLIVDMGCSTISVIPRNAANSVNVFSDFFNFTNLTGAIKSRLLSKKILIQERIIALNTILDESYFSELSAEAFLDWNSNDRESIGSNQLISLPKGYIERTVYNDKSSFKTVSDIDFAAVNILIGETGIGKSVTLSKLALHFQEQFRDHLIIHHDSKTIVHLFSSETSEDHLNTLIKLIDAKQLNQFQTFVLRKMMLQKRLILLLDGFDEISHQKESSAEAMVEWCRTAPFKLIVLASRPHRLSLLKEYFLEAMVLQLKPLTEQKQSSLLHPNCTDSLSSGDEIAQVCRLLFDGCNVDNLLGIPLQAEIIASIYKEFVISRKSHTIADVMQAFVDKKFAGYANKFYDLSCKAHEVVLTILRTTFENDHAELAFRIEMEQSLDYNKCVELDQYGLLRIDTVGIAFIHPLLQKYFFCQYILTHYVEQDIFNNILNAYFSTPTDHRFDQFLDHHIGRTNTNPKPVGIPQKLKTSDFNRKRKSHLSYKLHPEKLEQFYLFFKPRPSELICRYLRTTIDKGQFNTFEAIYDCLLCSSSEQTVQFDFNPNCKHPSIDLSTVSEDQLVQLLNVLQKKHDNDFVQKIFGRYSPEEADFVSIAIEKDYHQLTVHLFRIEQDLVEEDESDRIQEYIEGRWLRYLRLVIEHRRDLLLETVLGCIEKRWHPRVTKYFLMTKNVLAALIMACEKVDGSSLETIRKVVDFLREHLSTSDLTVLARRKYNCTNSFERVEKVENKDIRNLFEELLSCNAV from the coding sequence ATGGATAACCGAGGAAACGGAACCGACAATTGGACCAGTCACAATTTACAGCAGATTCTGATCTATTATCTTACTTGGTATTGTCGTCAGCATTTCCAAAAGTATACGGTCGGACGAAGAATCGTCAGATCGAAAAGATTCGACGATGTTTTCCTGGATTTATACCACCAACAGAGACGTTGGATCTACATGTTTGATATGAAGTCCCGTCGGTATAAGAGTTATGATAGTTTGTTTGGCACGTCATCCGTATCCGGTGAAGATTTTTACATACGgcattattttaaagaatacctTCGGTTAAAGGATGATTGGAGTACGACATTAACCGAACTGATTGTATGGATTCACACGGGATTCAAAAAGGCGGATTTTGTTTTAGAACCATACGAATGGGATGGCGATCAACCAATCTTTTTAGATGCCGTTGAAATAGGTGTGGAACGATACAGAATAAAAAACTATGCATCATTGGGTCAAAAGCTCCTCCGGCATGTCAATCCGCTGTATGAGCTAGCGAACCGATTATCCTGTCTGTTATTCGAAAAGAATCTCATTGGTCCGGATACGATTCCTCAAAACTTTTACGATGTATTGTTGAGAGATGTTTTCGAAGACAATCGCTTTCGGAAGGATTTTCTGGAGGCAAAGTCAGAACTGCCGGCAGAGGTTCAAGAATTTcgcaattatctggaaaaggtGCTTGAACAAAAATTTCTGCACCGAAATCTCCGCGACTTTCGCTTGAACAAAATTGACGAGGAACCGTTTTCTGCTCACCTGAAGCTACGTTTGGAACCCCCGACGCGGATCGCACCGGAACGTGCTTCGTGGACAAGTGATTTCCGAGCAACCATGAACGAtattgatcgatttttttcgctTCTTGTGTTTTATACACACGCACCAACGGTGACCAGATTCCGGAATTTGCTGCAAACAAAAGTGGACATTGAAACTCAAAGCGAGCTATCGCTGTTCTGTGTCAAGGGAAGACAACTCACCGATTTGACGGTGGATCGTTTTTTCCGATGGATGGAACTGAGGAAACGTTACTCGTACGAACTGAATGATAATATTCAGTTTGAGGCCGTGTCGTTGGAAGGACTGGAATCGACGTTGAGTGGGTTTGGTcgtgaaaaaaatactgcaaCTTTAACAGTTGTTGCCAGTGCCAGTGTGTTAGTAACGGTTGAAAGGATAGTTCGGACACTTCACCGACTGAAACTCCGCAACTATCTGGTCCTAAATGACCGACAATTTGCGACTTACTTCGATGAGCTGTTGACCCTAATGCCGGGGCTCATGGAAAGCAAACCTTTCATAGTATTGATCGACAAAGACTTGACTATCAGTAGCTGTAAGCTTAAACTAATAGTGGACATGGGGTGCTCCACCATTTCGGTGATTCCGAGGAATGCCGCGAATTCAGTCAATGTGTTCTCGGATTTCTTCAATTTTACAAATCTCACAGGTGCAATCAAGTCTCGTTTGTTATCGAAAAAGATTTTAATACAAGAACGCATAATTGCATTAAATACAATACTAGATGAGAGTTACTTCTCCGAACTAAGCGCAGAAGCATTCCTCGATTGGAATTCAAACGATCGCGAATCAATTGGTTCAAACCAGTTGATAAGTTTACCTAAGGGTTATATCGAGCGAACGGTTTACAATGATAAAAGTAGCTTTAAAACAGTTTCAGATATAGACTTTGCAGCAGTCAATATATTGATTGGTGAAACAGGTATCGGAAAAAGTGTCACTCTTTCGAAACTTGCTCTCCATTTCCAGGAACAATTCCGTGACCATTTAATAATCCACCACGACAGCAAAACGATAGTGCATCTGTTTTCCAGTGAAACCAGTGAAGACCATTTGAATACCTTAATCAAACTGATTGATGCAAAACAACTTAATCAGTTCCAAACATTTGTGCTCAGGAAAATGATGCTGCAGAAACGATTGATCCTGCTCTTGGACGGTTTCGACGAGATCAGTCACCAGAAGGAAAGCAGTGCCGAGGCAATGGTAGAATGGTGCAGAACAGCTCCTTTTAAATTGATTGTCCTAGCGTCGAGACCACATCGTTTGAGTCTTCTGAAAGAATATTTCCTCGAAGCAATGGTTCTTCAGTTGAAACCGCTCACGGAGCAGAAACAATCGAGCTTACTCCACCCAAACTGCACCGACAGCCTTTCGAGCGGAGACGAGATTGCCCAAGTCTGCCGGTTACTATTCGACGGCTGTAATGTAGATAACCTACTGGGAATTCCACTACAAGCAGAAATCATTGCCTCCATTTACAAAGAGTTCGTCATCTCCCGCAAAAGTCATACCATTGCCGACGTCATGCAAgcttttgtcgataaaaaatttGCTGGGTATGCGAACAAGTTTTACGATTTATCGTGTAAAGCACACGAAGTAGTTCTGACGATTTTACGGACAACCTTCGAAAACGATCACGCGGAATTGGCCTTCCGAATCGAGATGGAACAGTCGCTCGACTACAACAAATGTGTTGAACTCGATCAGTACGGTCTGTTGCGTATCGACACTGTGGGAATAGCCTTCATCCATCCGTTACTGCAGAAGTACTTTTTTTGCCAATATATTCTGACTCACTACGTCGAGCAGGACATCTTCAACAACATTTTAAATGCTTATTTCAGTACACCGACGGATCATCGATTCGATCAGTTTCTGGACCATCACATCGGCCGAACGAACACCAATCCAAAGCCTGTAGGAATTCCCCAAAAACTCAAAACGTCCGACTTCAATCGAAAAAGAAAGTCTCACCTAAGCTACAAATTACACCCGGAAAAACTCGAACAGTTCTATCTCTTCTTCAAGCCCCGTCCGTCCGAACTGATTTGCAGGTACCTTCGCACAACCATCGACAAGGGGCAGTTCAACACTTTTGAGGCAATTTACGACTGCTTGCTTTGTTCCTCGTCGGAACAGACCGTACAGTTCGATTTCAATCCGAACTGTAAACATCCGTCGATAGACCTGTCAACCGTCAGCGAGGATCAACTCGTTCAGCTACTAAATGTTCTGCAGAAAAAACATGACAACgattttgttcaaaaaatattcGGAAGATACTCCCCGGAAGAAGCTGATTTCGTCAGTATAGCAATCGAAAAAGATTACCATCAGCTGACAGTGCATCTGTTCCGTATCGAACAGGACCTGGTGGAAGAAGATGAATCCGATCGGATCCAGGAGTACATCGAAGGCCGGTGGCTCCGCTATCTCCGGTTGGTGATCGAGCACCGAAGGGATCTACTGTTGGAAACAGTACTCGGTTGCATTGAAAAACGATGGCATCCACGGGTTACGAAATATTTTCTGATGACGAAAAACGTCCTAGCAGCATTGATTATGGCGTGTGAGAAAGTCGATGGATCGTCACTAGAAACGATTCGGAAGGTAGTCGATTTTCTTCGTGAACATTTGAGTACTTCCGATCTAACTGTTTTAGCTAGGAGAAAATACAATTGcacaaacagttttgaacgcgtTGAAAAAGTTGAGAATAAAGATATTAGGAATCTGTTCGAGGAGCTTCTTAGCTGCAATGCAGTGTGA